The Streptomyces sp. CC0208 genome window below encodes:
- a CDS encoding MarR family transcriptional regulator translates to MTTTAVELLEVVWGRASTAPTSASQLRVLHILEHHDGINLRTLAECLASTPPSTSRLCDRLVAAGFVDRAVSEENRREVRLHLSGPGRAFLVDLRARRERELQTVLADMPAAKRVALLEGLEAFCAAAAEQPHGDAAGSGSRTA, encoded by the coding sequence GTGACCACCACGGCCGTCGAGCTGCTGGAGGTCGTGTGGGGCCGGGCCTCGACCGCGCCCACCTCCGCGTCGCAGCTTCGGGTGCTGCACATCCTCGAGCACCACGACGGCATCAACCTGCGCACCCTCGCCGAGTGCCTGGCCTCGACCCCGCCGTCCACGAGTCGGCTGTGCGACCGGCTGGTGGCGGCCGGGTTCGTCGACCGGGCCGTGAGCGAGGAGAACAGACGTGAGGTGCGGCTGCACCTCAGTGGCCCGGGGCGCGCGTTCCTCGTCGACCTGCGCGCCCGCAGGGAGAGGGAGTTGCAGACCGTGCTGGCGGACATGCCTGCCGCCAAGCGGGTCGCGCTGCTGGAAGGGCTCGAAGCGTTCTGCGCCGCCGCGGCGGAACAGCCGCACGGCGACGCGGCGGGCTCCGGCAGCCGGACCGCCTGA